CGTATCGGCGCGGAACCGCCGCCAGCGGCTGAACCGCCGCATCGCGGACCTGCACGACGCCGGAAGCCGCGGCCTGCCGGCCCGCCCGGCCACCGGCCAGCCGGTCCGCATCACCCTGGGGCAGCAGGACGGGCGGCTGCGCCGGGTCCGCCGGGCGGTGTGCCGCGTCTTCGGCTACGACCCGCGGATGCCCGGTGCCCGCGGTCCGCTGCTGGTGCGCGCCGCCGCCACCGGCGCCGCGGCGGCGGCGTTCGGCGCCTGGGCGGCCGGGCCGTTCGGCGGGCTGCCGGCGGCGGCGGTGCTGGGTGCTGCGGCCGGCGGCGGGGTCGCCGGCGCGCGCTTCGTCTTCACCCGCGCCCGGCGCGCGGTGAACGACCGGCTGCTCGACCAGTTCCCCGACGCGATCGGCCTGATCGTCCGCGCGGTCCGGGCCGGCGTCCCGGTGACCGAGGGAATCCGCATCGTCAGCGCCGAGCTGGCGGCGCCGGTCGGGCCGGAATTCAAGCGGGTGGTGGACGAATTGGCGGTCGGCGTCGACCTGGAAACCGCCCTGTGGGCGCTGGCCGCCCGTACCGGGCTGCCGGAATACCGGTTCTTCGTCGTCACGGTGGTGCTCCAGCGCGAGACCGGCGGCAACCTGGCGGAGACCCTGGACAACCTCGCCGACATGATCCGCAAGCGCCGCGCCGTCCGCCAGCGCGCCCACGCGCTGTCGGCGGAGGCGCGGACCTCCAGCTACGTGCTGGCCGCCCTGCCCTTCGTTTCGGGCGCCGGCCTCTACGTCATCAACCCCGATTACCTGGCCCGCCTGTTCACCGACCCCCAGGGCAAGCTGCTGCTGGCCACCGCCGCCGCAAGCCTGACCCTCGGCCTGGTCACCATGCGGATGCTGATCCGGAGGGCCCTGTCATGAATACGGTCACCGACTCCGCCGCGGCGCTGACGCTGGGGCCATTGGCCCTCCAGCCGCTCGACGTCGTGCTGCTGGCATCGGCATTCCTGGTGATGGCGGTGGTCGCCGCGACCCTCCAGGTCGGGCTTGCCCGGAAGCGGCTCAACGACCGGCTGGACCGGGTGCGCCGATCGGCCCTGGCGGCTTCGGGCGCCCCGGCGGCCGGGCAGCCGGGTCCGCTCCACCGGATCGGCGCCGCCCTGGCCAGGGGTCCGCTGGTCGGGCAGGCCGAGATGGCCCTGATCCGCGGCCACCTGGCGGCGGCGGGCTACGGCCAGCCGGGCGCCCCGGCCTTCTTCGTCGGCCTCAAGGCGACCCTGGCCGGAACGGCGGCGCTGCTCTGCTGGCTGTGGCTGGAGACCCGGCCCGTCGCTCCCCAGGCGCTGGTCCTGTTCGGTGGACTGGCCGGCGCGGCGCTGGCCGGCTGGCGCCTGCCCGACATCGCGCTTTCCCGGCTGGCCCGCAACCGGCGCGCGGCGATCGAGCGCGGCCTGCCCGACGCGCTCGACCTGCTGGTCATCTGCGGCGAGGCCGGCCTGGGCCTGGACATCGCCTTCGAGCGGGTCGCCCGCGAGATGAAGCAGGCCCATCCCGAACTGGGCAAGGAGCTGGCGATCACGGCGGCGGAGATGCGGGTGCTGCCCGACCGCTACGCGGCGCTCGCCGACATGGCCGACCGGCTGAAGCTGGAAACCCTGCGCAGCCTGGTCGCGACCCTGAGCCAGACCATGCGCTACGGCACGCCGCTCGGCCAGGCGCTGCGCGTGCTCGCCAACGAGATGCGCCGGGAGCGCCTGGTCCGCTTCGAGGAGCGCGCCGCCAAGCTGCCCGTGCTGATCACCCTGCCGATGGTGGGATTCATCCTGCCCTGCGTCTTCATCGTCGTCGCCGGGCCGGCGGCGCTCGACCTGCTCGCCGCCCTGGCCGCCCGCTGACCGCTTTCCCGAAGGATCCTTCCGCCATGCCCCACGCCTCCGCTCCCCGCGGCTCCCGCCGGACCGCCGCTCTCGCCCTGATGCTGGGCTGCCTGCTGACCTCGGCCTGCGTCGGCACCGGCATGGACGCCCGCCCCGCGGTCGCGACCGCGCCGGCGGCGACGGTGCTGGACGACAAGGGACGCCTCCAGCTCAAGCTCGCCGAAAGCGCCCGCGCCGCCGGCAACTACGGCTATGCGGCCAAGCTGTACCGCGCCCTGGCCGAGGGCCGGCCGGGCAACGCGGCGCTCCAGGTCGGGCTGGGCGACGCCCTGACCGGGGCGGAGGAATTCGACGAGGCGGCGGAGGCCTACCGCGACGCCATCGCCGCCGACCGCTTCAACGTCGATGCCCGCCTGGGCCTGGGCCGCGTCGCCATGCAGCTGCGCCAGCCGGACCTGGCGGTGGTGCAGTTCGGAGCCGTGGTCGACCAGGCGCCGAACGACGCGCGCGCCCGGGTCGGGCTGGGCGTGGCGCTCGACACGCTGGGCCGCCACGGGGAAGCCCAGGCGCAGTACCGGTACGCGCTCGACATCACCCCGCGGAACCGCACGGCGATCAACAACCTGGCCCTGTCCCTGGCGCTCGGGGGGCGGCTGGACGAGGCCGAGGCCCTGCTGCTGCCGCTGGTCGACGGCCCGGCGAGCACCGCGCGGATGCG
The Skermanella mucosa DNA segment above includes these coding regions:
- a CDS encoding type II secretion system F family protein, with the protein product MDTLEPLDLLLLGFVATLLAAVPLLVSARNRRQRLNRRIADLHDAGSRGLPARPATGQPVRITLGQQDGRLRRVRRAVCRVFGYDPRMPGARGPLLVRAAATGAAAAAFGAWAAGPFGGLPAAAVLGAAAGGGVAGARFVFTRARRAVNDRLLDQFPDAIGLIVRAVRAGVPVTEGIRIVSAELAAPVGPEFKRVVDELAVGVDLETALWALAARTGLPEYRFFVVTVVLQRETGGNLAETLDNLADMIRKRRAVRQRAHALSAEARTSSYVLAALPFVSGAGLYVINPDYLARLFTDPQGKLLLATAAASLTLGLVTMRMLIRRALS
- a CDS encoding type II secretion system F family protein, yielding MNTVTDSAAALTLGPLALQPLDVVLLASAFLVMAVVAATLQVGLARKRLNDRLDRVRRSALAASGAPAAGQPGPLHRIGAALARGPLVGQAEMALIRGHLAAAGYGQPGAPAFFVGLKATLAGTAALLCWLWLETRPVAPQALVLFGGLAGAALAGWRLPDIALSRLARNRRAAIERGLPDALDLLVICGEAGLGLDIAFERVAREMKQAHPELGKELAITAAEMRVLPDRYAALADMADRLKLETLRSLVATLSQTMRYGTPLGQALRVLANEMRRERLVRFEERAAKLPVLITLPMVGFILPCVFIVVAGPAALDLLAALAAR
- a CDS encoding tetratricopeptide repeat protein, with the protein product MPHASAPRGSRRTAALALMLGCLLTSACVGTGMDARPAVATAPAATVLDDKGRLQLKLAESARAAGNYGYAAKLYRALAEGRPGNAALQVGLGDALTGAEEFDEAAEAYRDAIAADRFNVDARLGLGRVAMQLRQPDLAVVQFGAVVDQAPNDARARVGLGVALDTLGRHGEAQAQYRYALDITPRNRTAINNLALSLALGGRLDEAEALLLPLVDGPASTARMRQNLALVVGLKGDAARAAQLGRSDLSEQDVRSNLAFYDAVRHLGPDGH